The Vibrio mangrovi genome includes a region encoding these proteins:
- a CDS encoding CesT family type III secretion system chaperone, protein MLHHQQIRSMIERQLSHPGLFDSSGKACYQNPDGHGCFLWIPEGEPVIYIYGCLLDIEPRVDGQLLAHALALNLEREMSGSGAIALNTQTHQLVFRMTYPVQRDTNITPLITQFLNRLVQLRQELQQGRGGRGKPSSGRERQTVPVFLQSGSLAWLHQTD, encoded by the coding sequence ATGTTACATCATCAGCAGATACGCAGCATGATTGAACGTCAGCTGTCTCATCCCGGCCTGTTTGATTCAAGCGGTAAAGCCTGTTATCAGAACCCGGATGGTCACGGCTGTTTTTTGTGGATTCCTGAAGGAGAGCCGGTTATTTATATTTATGGCTGTCTGCTTGATATCGAACCCAGAGTTGACGGACAGTTGCTGGCTCATGCATTAGCACTCAATCTTGAACGGGAAATGAGTGGTTCAGGGGCGATTGCGCTGAATACGCAGACTCACCAACTGGTTTTCCGGATGACTTATCCGGTGCAGAGGGATACGAATATCACACCGCTGATCACGCAGTTTCTGAACCGGCTGGTACAACTACGTCAGGAATTGCAACAAGGCAGAGGCGGGCGTGGAAAACCTTCTTCCGGCAGAGAGCGACAGACTGTTCCGGTATTTTTACAATCCGGCTCTTTGGCATGGTTGCACCAGACTGACTGA
- a CDS encoding threonine ammonia-lyase produces MESLKHHPISLFEVLKAKSTISRYLSPSPLIRYENLSRTLNCHLYIKHENYNPTGSFKIRGGINIMSHIKDRQIKGVVTFSTGNHGLSVGTSAKQFNIPSIIVVPNETNPAKIQLIKDTGANVIEAGNNFDEAAQVVTALNEEKGYYYVHPANEPLLINGIGTEFLEIIETLPDIDAIILPLGGGSEVAATVTTLKILKPEIEIYAVQARASCAAYSSWKNREICMRNNGTFAGGLATGAGYETTFNLYKDALADFILLDEAEILRGIALAAHYTHNMVEGAGSSTLMAAWKLKERLAGKNVVLQFSGANASAAEIKAAYRLPALETGEFSNTLQR; encoded by the coding sequence ATGGAAAGTTTAAAGCATCATCCCATATCTTTGTTTGAAGTACTCAAAGCAAAATCAACGATATCCCGGTATCTGTCACCGTCTCCGTTAATCCGGTATGAAAATCTCAGTCGAACTCTGAATTGTCATCTGTACATCAAGCATGAAAACTATAACCCGACGGGAAGTTTTAAAATTCGTGGGGGAATCAACATCATGTCTCACATAAAGGACAGACAAATCAAAGGAGTGGTTACCTTTTCTACGGGGAATCACGGGTTATCTGTCGGTACGTCAGCAAAACAATTTAATATTCCATCAATCATTGTCGTGCCGAATGAGACCAATCCCGCCAAAATACAATTGATTAAAGACACAGGAGCTAACGTTATCGAAGCCGGGAATAATTTTGATGAAGCAGCGCAGGTTGTGACTGCACTCAATGAAGAAAAAGGATATTACTATGTTCACCCGGCCAATGAGCCGTTACTGATCAATGGCATAGGAACAGAATTTCTAGAGATTATTGAAACACTGCCTGATATTGATGCCATCATTCTTCCTCTTGGCGGGGGCAGTGAAGTCGCCGCTACTGTGACAACCCTGAAAATTCTGAAACCGGAAATTGAAATCTACGCTGTTCAGGCCAGAGCATCCTGTGCTGCTTACTCTTCATGGAAGAATAGAGAAATATGTATGCGGAATAACGGAACTTTTGCTGGCGGGCTTGCGACAGGAGCCGGTTATGAAACCACATTTAATCTCTATAAAGATGCTTTAGCGGATTTCATTTTACTGGATGAAGCAGAAATACTGCGGGGGATTGCATTAGCTGCACACTATACACACAACATGGTTGAAGGCGCAGGAAGTTCAACGTTGATGGCTGCCTGGAAACTGAAGGAACGTCTGGCCGGAAAAAATGTGGTATTACAATTCAGTGGAGCTAACGCATCTGCTGCTGAAATAAAAGCAGCATATCGTTTACCGGCACTGGAAACCGGTGAATTCAGTAATACGCTTCAGAGATGA
- a CDS encoding LysR family transcriptional regulator — translation MLQTQLISLLPDLATFILIVNEGSFTAAAGKLGVTPSALSKLVTRLEQSLHVKLLERTTRKLVITPSGQQIYDQCLVMMKAAQQAVDLSTSEHIHPSGTLTVAAPEAFLNSVLQPLVVPFLKQYPDIQLRLRSVDGHIDLFKNNIDIAIRLTDKPDENLVMKEIGKTNLVLCASPAYLAERGKPCHPVELKHHDCLYLAEHNKDNIWTFMHERETHTISVTGRYAVNHSQMRLNGVKHGLGIGIFHDFVVREALANGEIVRLLPDWTIKSSYHGAIVMQYAQTNYMPARLRVFIDEITRQLTDTLRFGS, via the coding sequence ATGCTTCAGACACAACTAATCAGCTTACTGCCGGATCTGGCCACCTTTATTCTGATTGTGAACGAAGGCAGCTTTACTGCTGCGGCCGGTAAACTGGGCGTAACGCCGTCAGCACTGAGTAAACTGGTCACCAGACTGGAGCAGTCCCTGCATGTCAAACTGCTGGAAAGAACGACACGAAAACTGGTGATTACGCCGTCTGGTCAGCAGATTTATGACCAGTGTCTGGTGATGATGAAAGCAGCCCAGCAAGCCGTCGATCTCTCAACCTCAGAACATATCCACCCTTCCGGTACGCTAACTGTCGCCGCTCCGGAAGCATTTCTGAATTCAGTGCTGCAACCACTGGTGGTTCCTTTTCTCAAACAGTATCCGGATATTCAGCTCCGTCTGCGCTCTGTGGACGGACACATCGATCTGTTTAAAAACAATATCGATATTGCAATTCGTTTAACCGATAAACCGGATGAAAATCTGGTGATGAAAGAGATTGGTAAAACCAATCTGGTTTTGTGTGCCAGCCCGGCTTATCTGGCTGAACGTGGCAAACCCTGCCACCCGGTTGAGCTGAAACACCACGACTGCCTCTACCTTGCCGAGCACAATAAAGACAATATCTGGACGTTTATGCATGAACGGGAAACACATACGATAAGCGTCACCGGACGCTATGCCGTCAACCATTCCCAAATGCGGCTTAATGGTGTCAAACATGGGCTGGGAATCGGTATTTTTCATGATTTTGTAGTACGGGAAGCACTGGCAAACGGTGAGATTGTCCGCTTATTACCGGACTGGACGATCAAAAGCAGTTATCACGGCGCGATTGTGATGCAGTATGCCCAGACCAACTATATGCCTGCCCGCCTCCGGGTATTTATTGATGAAATTACCCGGCAACTGACTGATACGCTGCGATTCGGCTCATGA
- a CDS encoding NEL-type E3 ubiquitin ligase domain-containing protein: protein MPISHSTTHASGHIPDSPRSIASDDSFYSADEHLSAEGEWNRPDPELARLAETTGQNHVSRTQLTHYAAQVDIPQSHEPTEIPRLQGQTFPLQRQTFPLQRQTVQNGDGTTNHPAALETSLQEWMHSSDHGDWAGREAISHHIRRYHHQPTENRELSLAHIDSGGSLPEVFHLLPPIAGIRMSNCELQTVPETLMAQEDMERLSVAANDLTELPSSIDRLRSLNVLIAEENRLNRLPDELGSLNQLQRLYLANNFLTTVPDSMSMMESLETLELNGNRLESLPEGMFGRMHQLTMLDLSDNSLSEIPESIWRLPPGCHVDLSGNPLSQHALQELENRGLQPLFVMPEHSASQETLAQALQRQMPALDTDALQRWNTLAESDPQTQGFQQWLDRLPETAEFRSDGARDVLMQRIFRLLDAMTEDPNLREICCQCADDAIATCEDRVILGLNDMELAHLNHRAKTENWDSARLLHYGKGMMKMEMLNDIARETNAMHTAIPYLTQLERLAGDFSEASDRTYRPPPMDIYYPVMIEARAERALRTIEQIVKSVDEDYDAGPLPGLSDPIPGPVELVAGIRLRTARAEQAIEHFFQLGRSDSDSDTEEMEYTAVDERDPVTDEAVEVNLAYQLVLKDRLDLPVETQQMRYAACADLSPQDIDLAEEQINEQMEDTSRQQLYLSQWEPMQAYLQREHHDEWQQLNDDFSGQMEALFNDGPAPGEKEGEWKVRLEQVSSGRESAIAAFYQRHTATLLGMSE from the coding sequence ATGCCTATCTCTCATTCCACAACTCATGCTTCCGGGCATATTCCTGATTCTCCCCGAAGTATTGCCAGTGACGACTCCTTTTACTCTGCTGATGAGCATCTGTCTGCTGAAGGTGAATGGAATCGGCCTGATCCCGAATTAGCCCGGTTAGCCGAAACAACAGGACAGAATCATGTCTCCCGGACACAACTGACCCATTATGCTGCTCAGGTTGATATTCCACAGTCACATGAACCGACAGAAATCCCCCGCTTGCAGGGACAGACATTTCCTTTACAGCGACAGACATTTCCTTTACAGAGACAGACAGTACAAAACGGAGACGGAACGACAAACCATCCGGCTGCTTTAGAAACCTCATTGCAGGAATGGATGCATTCATCCGATCATGGGGATTGGGCGGGAAGAGAAGCGATCAGTCATCATATCCGGCGTTATCACCACCAGCCGACGGAAAACAGAGAACTGTCTCTGGCACATATTGACAGTGGTGGTTCATTACCGGAAGTGTTTCATCTGCTGCCTCCGATTGCCGGAATACGTATGTCAAACTGTGAATTACAGACGGTTCCCGAAACACTGATGGCTCAGGAAGATATGGAACGTCTGTCGGTTGCTGCTAATGATCTGACGGAACTACCGTCTTCCATCGATCGGCTGCGCTCTCTGAATGTGTTGATTGCCGAGGAAAACAGGCTCAACCGGTTGCCGGATGAACTTGGTTCTCTGAATCAGTTACAGCGGTTATATCTGGCAAATAATTTCCTGACAACTGTTCCTGATTCGATGAGCATGATGGAGAGTCTGGAAACACTGGAACTGAACGGGAACCGGCTCGAATCTCTTCCTGAGGGAATGTTCGGACGGATGCACCAACTGACAATGCTTGATCTTTCGGACAATAGCTTATCGGAAATCCCGGAAAGTATCTGGCGGTTGCCGCCCGGATGTCATGTCGACCTGAGCGGTAATCCATTATCGCAACATGCATTGCAGGAACTGGAAAACCGGGGATTACAACCGTTATTTGTGATGCCGGAGCATTCTGCATCACAGGAAACACTGGCTCAGGCATTGCAGCGGCAGATGCCGGCGCTGGATACCGACGCGCTACAACGCTGGAATACGCTGGCAGAGAGTGATCCGCAGACTCAGGGTTTTCAGCAATGGCTGGATCGGCTACCGGAGACGGCTGAGTTCCGTAGTGATGGTGCCCGGGATGTGTTGATGCAGCGTATTTTCCGTTTACTGGATGCGATGACGGAAGATCCGAATCTGCGTGAAATCTGTTGTCAGTGTGCCGATGATGCGATTGCGACTTGTGAAGACCGGGTCATTCTCGGTTTAAATGATATGGAACTGGCTCATCTCAACCATCGTGCCAAAACGGAAAACTGGGATAGTGCCCGACTGCTGCACTATGGCAAAGGCATGATGAAGATGGAAATGCTCAATGATATTGCCCGGGAAACCAATGCGATGCATACGGCTATTCCATATCTCACACAGCTTGAACGTCTGGCTGGTGATTTCAGTGAAGCCAGTGATCGTACATACCGGCCGCCACCCATGGATATTTATTATCCGGTAATGATCGAAGCCAGAGCCGAACGAGCCCTGAGAACGATCGAGCAGATCGTGAAATCGGTCGATGAAGATTATGATGCCGGTCCGTTACCCGGATTATCGGATCCGATTCCCGGACCAGTCGAGCTGGTCGCCGGAATCCGGCTCCGTACTGCACGGGCAGAGCAGGCGATTGAACACTTTTTCCAGTTGGGCCGTTCCGATTCTGATTCGGATACAGAAGAGATGGAATATACCGCTGTTGATGAGCGTGACCCGGTAACTGATGAGGCTGTGGAAGTAAATCTGGCTTATCAGCTGGTATTAAAAGATCGGCTGGATTTACCGGTTGAAACGCAACAGATGCGTTATGCTGCGTGTGCCGACCTTTCTCCGCAAGATATTGATCTGGCAGAAGAGCAGATTAATGAACAGATGGAAGATACTTCCCGGCAGCAACTGTATCTGAGTCAGTGGGAACCGATGCAGGCTTATCTGCAACGGGAACATCATGACGAGTGGCAACAGCTCAATGATGATTTTTCCGGGCAAATGGAGGCGCTGTTTAATGACGGTCCGGCTCCGGGAGAAAAAGAAGGTGAATGGAAAGTGCGTCTGGAGCAGGTCAGTTCCGGACGGGAAAGTGCAATTGCGGCATTTTATCAGCGTCATACGGCAACATTACTGGGGATGAGTGAATAG
- a CDS encoding sigma-54-dependent Fis family transcriptional regulator: protein MQHVQFPAGDWLTSSWDRCSQAGLKQRRLPEHFMMSRAELKERKWSVNPLIQAVETYAVPLFNQMFAHSDSRLILTDKDGVILASWGQPRFKERLTQIALDNGACWQETLKGTNAIGTAIIESRPLTIIGKQHYIHQHQFISCSASPVFSHHGELIGILDITSEQQQHDLSTQILVQNMVQLVENHLLCDIPDSAVKINLACEKDLLNSGWQGVLVADESGKILAHNHIAFQLLERPSIIGLSVDHLLQEQNRELVFEKHTLLPARKKSSAFSASCELHFGDHRIEQAWQQANKLIDKDIPLLILGETGVGKNEFVKALHQHSSRKHRPLVIVNCGAIPKELLESELFGYVAGAFTGASPKGYQGKIRQANQGILFLDEIADMPLDAQCRLLHVLQEKEVIPVGSNQTERVDIQVIAATHKNLTAEVESGRFRQDLYYRLNGLLIELPALRERLDKARLIEHIHHKYRLSQQQICPQLLSVLQSYTWPGNIRELDNMLKVASLLASDEPRLKLAHIPGHVVKSLMAQSPPLENDHRQPVENSGREEQHVPDLKTTVESRLLQTYQATQGNISQTSRLLGISRNTIYRKLKMLGILNR, encoded by the coding sequence ATGCAACATGTCCAATTTCCTGCCGGAGACTGGCTGACATCATCCTGGGACAGATGTAGTCAGGCTGGTTTAAAACAACGTCGGCTTCCCGAACATTTCATGATGTCCCGGGCTGAGCTGAAAGAACGAAAATGGTCTGTCAATCCTCTGATTCAGGCGGTAGAAACCTACGCAGTTCCCCTGTTCAATCAAATGTTTGCCCATAGCGACAGTCGCCTGATCCTGACCGATAAAGATGGGGTAATTCTGGCAAGTTGGGGACAGCCGCGCTTTAAAGAGCGTCTGACACAGATTGCACTGGACAACGGAGCCTGCTGGCAGGAAACGCTCAAAGGAACCAACGCGATTGGGACGGCGATTATCGAATCCAGACCGCTGACCATTATCGGCAAACAACACTATATTCATCAGCACCAGTTCATCAGTTGCTCTGCCAGTCCGGTTTTTAGCCATCATGGTGAACTCATCGGTATTCTGGATATTACCAGTGAGCAGCAGCAACACGATCTCTCAACCCAGATACTGGTTCAGAACATGGTCCAGCTGGTCGAAAATCATCTGCTGTGCGACATTCCCGATAGTGCTGTGAAAATCAACCTTGCCTGTGAAAAAGACCTGCTCAATAGTGGCTGGCAGGGCGTATTGGTTGCCGACGAATCAGGCAAGATACTGGCGCATAACCATATCGCATTTCAGTTACTCGAACGCCCTAGTATTATTGGCCTGTCAGTCGATCATCTGCTTCAGGAACAAAACCGTGAGCTGGTTTTTGAAAAACACACACTTCTGCCAGCAAGAAAAAAATCCAGTGCTTTTTCTGCGTCCTGTGAGCTCCATTTCGGTGATCACCGGATTGAACAGGCATGGCAACAGGCCAATAAACTCATTGATAAAGATATTCCGTTGTTGATTCTGGGAGAAACCGGCGTCGGTAAGAATGAGTTTGTCAAAGCTCTGCATCAACACAGCTCACGCAAACATCGTCCGTTAGTCATCGTCAATTGTGGCGCGATTCCCAAAGAGCTGCTTGAATCAGAACTATTCGGCTATGTTGCCGGCGCGTTCACCGGAGCCAGCCCTAAAGGCTATCAGGGTAAAATCCGTCAGGCGAATCAGGGGATTCTGTTTCTGGATGAAATCGCTGATATGCCGCTCGATGCCCAGTGCCGTTTACTGCATGTCTTACAGGAAAAAGAAGTCATCCCGGTCGGTTCAAACCAGACTGAGCGGGTTGATATTCAGGTCATTGCTGCGACCCATAAAAACTTAACCGCAGAGGTGGAATCCGGCCGGTTCCGTCAGGATCTCTACTACCGTCTGAACGGACTGCTAATCGAACTCCCGGCGCTACGGGAACGGTTGGATAAAGCCCGGCTGATCGAACATATCCATCACAAATATCGCCTGAGTCAGCAGCAAATCTGCCCACAACTCCTCAGTGTCCTGCAATCTTACACCTGGCCGGGCAATATCCGTGAGCTAGACAATATGCTCAAAGTTGCTTCACTGCTCGCCAGTGACGAGCCCCGGCTGAAGCTGGCGCACATTCCCGGCCATGTCGTGAAATCTTTGATGGCACAATCTCCGCCACTTGAGAACGATCACCGGCAACCGGTAGAAAATTCCGGGCGGGAAGAACAGCATGTTCCGGATTTAAAAACCACGGTAGAAAGCCGGTTGCTACAGACTTATCAGGCCACTCAGGGAAACATTAGCCAGACTTCCCGGCTGCTGGGTATCAGCCGTAATACGATTTACCGTAAATTAAAAATGCTGGGGATTCTGAATCGTTAG
- a CDS encoding aminoacyl-tRNA deacylase: protein MTIATRLEHYLTEHHIPYQTLNHSHSQSSLHSAVTANVPPMSLAKGIILEDHEGRHLMAVLPSNKKISLAALNEELQASYHLVKEQEVYQLFRDCENGAIPPVGSAYHMSVVCDTSLADLDDVYLEAGDHETLLKLDKTAFEQLMSNSKSCNFSRRIFH, encoded by the coding sequence ATGACCATTGCAACTCGATTAGAGCATTATCTGACTGAGCACCATATTCCTTATCAGACACTCAATCATAGCCACAGCCAGAGTTCACTGCACAGTGCAGTGACGGCGAATGTACCTCCAATGAGCCTGGCCAAAGGGATCATTCTGGAAGATCACGAAGGACGGCATTTAATGGCTGTACTTCCTTCCAACAAAAAGATCAGTCTGGCAGCCCTCAATGAAGAGTTACAGGCAAGCTATCATTTGGTGAAAGAACAGGAAGTCTATCAGCTATTCCGCGACTGCGAAAACGGCGCTATACCTCCTGTCGGAAGTGCTTACCACATGTCGGTCGTTTGTGATACTTCTCTTGCTGATCTGGATGATGTTTATCTGGAAGCCGGTGACCACGAAACGTTGCTGAAACTGGATAAAACCGCATTCGAACAACTGATGAGCAACAGTAAGTCATGTAATTTCAGCCGTCGGATATTCCATTAA
- a CDS encoding type III secretion system chaperone family protein has translation MDPFIQTLFLDVFKKMEIDVPAGMTEFRLVVDEEHPIFLRYDARTERIMILGMLDIDERTDKTTLYRRLLNAGLNPLLGQEPGVGIDEKSGCCFSYLTLSRQAVNAELVCHEIGRLVEWGKRILVA, from the coding sequence ATGGATCCTTTTATTCAGACTCTGTTTTTGGATGTATTCAAAAAAATGGAAATAGATGTGCCGGCAGGAATGACGGAGTTTCGTCTGGTCGTTGATGAAGAGCATCCGATTTTTCTGCGTTATGACGCACGAACTGAGCGAATTATGATTCTTGGTATGCTGGATATTGATGAGCGTACAGATAAAACGACGCTTTACCGACGGCTGCTGAATGCCGGACTGAATCCACTTTTAGGTCAGGAGCCGGGAGTTGGTATTGATGAAAAATCGGGATGCTGTTTTTCCTATCTGACCTTATCGCGGCAGGCAGTCAATGCGGAACTGGTCTGTCATGAGATTGGCCGACTGGTCGAATGGGGGAAACGAATCCTCGTCGCGTAA
- a CDS encoding prephenate dehydratase — protein sequence MKKIATLGPAGTFSETATLQYIAVQQEQYALEYFPSIERALDAVGTLCDIGVLPIENFSEGFIPSVLDQLIHAELKVIGEVILPIRFSCISTAELSTVEQLFVQFVAKGQCSRFIESLGDIRIVLTESNTESLVRAGEASQASAAIVPADVSHGDFAAVVENVNDYENNQTRFLVFAAQDYPESYHPEGAYKTSLIVVDEHDHPGFLGEILTSFSRRKINLTSIISRPTCTHFGKYHFFIDLDGHIRDDEVAAALAEIGEISRVKYLGSYLKAGAEE from the coding sequence ATGAAAAAAATCGCGACACTGGGGCCGGCGGGAACATTTTCAGAAACGGCGACTCTTCAATATATCGCCGTACAGCAGGAGCAATACGCTCTGGAATATTTCCCGTCGATCGAACGGGCGCTTGATGCTGTCGGTACACTTTGTGATATTGGTGTGTTGCCGATTGAAAACTTTTCGGAAGGTTTTATTCCTTCGGTACTCGATCAACTGATTCATGCGGAGTTAAAAGTCATCGGTGAGGTGATTTTACCGATTCGTTTCTCTTGCATCAGTACTGCTGAACTTTCTACAGTTGAACAACTGTTTGTTCAGTTTGTCGCCAAAGGGCAGTGCAGCCGTTTTATCGAATCTCTGGGTGATATCCGGATTGTTTTAACCGAGAGTAATACTGAATCGCTGGTGCGAGCCGGTGAAGCTTCACAGGCCAGTGCCGCCATTGTTCCGGCTGATGTCAGTCATGGTGACTTTGCAGCGGTGGTTGAAAATGTCAATGATTACGAAAACAATCAGACTCGTTTTCTGGTCTTTGCGGCACAGGACTATCCGGAGTCTTATCATCCGGAAGGTGCATATAAAACCAGCCTGATTGTTGTCGATGAGCACGATCATCCCGGTTTTCTCGGCGAGATTCTGACTTCCTTTTCCCGGCGGAAAATTAATCTGACGTCGATTATCTCAAGGCCAACCTGTACTCACTTCGGCAAGTATCATTTCTTCATCGATCTGGACGGACATATCCGTGATGATGAAGTTGCTGCTGCGCTGGCAGAAATTGGTGAGATCAGCAGAGTGAAATACCTGGGATCTTATCTGAAAGCCGGTGCCGAAGAATAA
- the exaC gene encoding acetaldehyde dehydrogenase ExaC encodes MIYAQPGTEGAIVNFKSHYDNYIGGQWVKPVGGTYFENISPVNGKPYCQVARSAEADINLALDAAHEIRAQWAATPVAERSNILLKIADRIEAHLEELAVAEAWENGKPVRETLAADLPLVVDHFRYFAGCIRAQEGSAAELDATTASYHFPEPIGVVGQIIPWNFPMLMAAWKLAPALAAGCCVVLKPAEQTPTSILVLMEKIGDLLPPGVVNVVNGYGAEAGQALAVSNRIAKLAFTGSTQVGNHILKCAADNLIPSTVELGGKSPNIYFSDIFDYEDEYLDKCVEGILLGFFNQGEVCTCPSRVLVHESVYERFIAKVVERAKTIKQGNPLDTETQVGSQVSQEQFDKILSYLEIGRNEGAEVLCGGEVSQQSGDMANGYYIQPTMLFGHNKMRVFQEEIFGPVIAITTFKDEAEALAIANDTEYGLGAGVWTRDTNLAYRMARHIEAGRVWVNCYHAYPAHAAFGGYKKSGIGRETHKMMLGHYQNTKNVLVSYSTNPLGFF; translated from the coding sequence ATGATTTATGCTCAACCCGGAACTGAAGGTGCAATTGTCAACTTTAAGTCACATTACGATAACTATATTGGCGGTCAGTGGGTTAAACCGGTTGGCGGAACCTACTTTGAAAATATCTCTCCGGTGAACGGAAAGCCTTACTGCCAGGTTGCACGTTCAGCAGAAGCGGATATCAACCTTGCTTTGGATGCGGCGCATGAAATTCGTGCGCAGTGGGCTGCGACTCCGGTAGCTGAACGCTCCAACATTTTACTGAAAATTGCGGACCGCATCGAAGCTCATCTTGAAGAGCTGGCGGTTGCTGAAGCGTGGGAAAACGGAAAACCGGTTCGTGAAACACTGGCGGCGGATCTGCCGCTGGTGGTGGATCATTTCCGTTATTTTGCCGGTTGTATCCGCGCTCAGGAAGGATCAGCTGCAGAGCTGGACGCCACGACGGCAAGCTATCATTTCCCGGAACCGATCGGCGTGGTGGGGCAGATCATTCCGTGGAATTTCCCGATGCTGATGGCTGCCTGGAAACTGGCGCCGGCTCTGGCGGCTGGTTGTTGTGTGGTATTAAAACCTGCAGAACAGACACCAACGTCTATACTGGTACTGATGGAGAAAATAGGCGACCTCCTTCCCCCGGGTGTCGTGAATGTAGTCAATGGATATGGCGCGGAAGCCGGACAGGCGCTGGCGGTCAGTAACCGGATTGCAAAACTGGCCTTTACCGGTTCAACTCAGGTGGGTAATCATATTCTGAAATGTGCAGCCGACAATCTGATTCCGTCCACGGTTGAACTGGGCGGGAAGTCACCGAATATCTATTTCTCCGATATTTTCGATTATGAAGATGAGTACCTGGATAAATGTGTTGAAGGCATCCTGCTGGGATTCTTCAATCAGGGCGAAGTGTGTACCTGTCCGTCCCGGGTGCTGGTGCATGAATCGGTCTACGAACGGTTTATCGCCAAGGTGGTCGAGCGGGCGAAGACCATTAAGCAGGGAAATCCGCTGGATACCGAAACTCAGGTCGGTTCACAGGTTTCACAGGAGCAGTTCGATAAGATCCTGAGCTATCTTGAGATCGGTCGTAATGAAGGTGCTGAAGTGTTGTGTGGCGGGGAAGTTTCTCAACAGAGCGGTGATATGGCGAATGGTTACTATATTCAGCCGACTATGCTGTTTGGTCACAACAAAATGCGGGTGTTTCAGGAAGAGATTTTTGGCCCTGTGATTGCGATTACCACCTTCAAAGATGAAGCTGAAGCGCTGGCGATTGCTAATGATACCGAATATGGTCTGGGTGCCGGTGTGTGGACTCGCGATACCAATCTGGCGTACCGCATGGCACGTCATATTGAAGCCGGCCGGGTGTGGGTCAACTGTTACCACGCGTATCCGGCACATGCCGCATTCGGTGGGTATAAAAAATCAGGCATTGGCCGGGAAACACACAAAATGATGCTCGGTCACTATCAGAATACGAAGAATGTACTGGTGAGTTACAGTACCAACCCGCTGGGATTCTTCTAA
- a CDS encoding nuclear transport factor 2 family protein, with product MTDEINNLYEQWHDFARNRDVEALIDLYADHATFESPLVPAILDQKSGVLHGRNEILRFLQEGTRRRPNDLVRWYRTGKYFTDGNTLIWEYPRETPDGEQIDILEVMEVTDGKISRHRIYWGWLGCNVLISSAVSKVRV from the coding sequence ATGACAGACGAAATAAATAATCTCTATGAACAGTGGCACGATTTTGCCCGCAACCGGGATGTAGAAGCGCTCATTGATCTTTATGCTGATCATGCGACTTTCGAGAGTCCGTTAGTTCCGGCAATTCTTGACCAAAAGTCAGGCGTGCTTCACGGGCGTAATGAAATACTCCGGTTTCTTCAGGAAGGCACCAGAAGACGCCCGAATGATCTTGTTCGATGGTATCGCACCGGAAAATATTTTACCGACGGTAACACTCTGATTTGGGAATATCCGAGAGAAACACCAGACGGAGAACAGATAGACATTCTTGAAGTAATGGAAGTCACGGACGGTAAAATTTCCCGGCATCGGATTTACTGGGGCTGGCTTGGTTGTAACGTACTTATTTCATCAGCGGTCAGTAAAGTAAGAGTTTAA